In one window of Camelina sativa cultivar DH55 chromosome 15, Cs, whole genome shotgun sequence DNA:
- the LOC104745633 gene encoding uncharacterized protein LOC104745633, with the protein MVILSASSTVRAALDTQPRLPYNPNAPRKVKKNPNSNSFLPPPLPAPSPVISISVADLLKRPPSKELQPVDVDDTYMGYETWSPSPPKLEKPRSVFNAASLAFIGDSIYELYARRHFLFPPLSIEDYNDRVRAVVRAEAQYALLKKLVDDDFLTKEERDVLRWGKNLGSARTRTRRRAGNAVYNKASSLETLIGYLYLTNGKRLEKIMQKLGFSSDSSTEIIIEEAKPKPAESNLTNFILNEQVVSQ; encoded by the exons ATGGTGATTTTATCGGCGAGCTCCACCGTGAGAGCTGCCTTAGATACACAACCTAGACTTCCGTACAACCCTAATGCGCCGCGGAAAGTGAAGAAGAACCCTAACAGTAATTCTTTCTTACCGCCGCCGTTACCTGCACCGTCTCCGGTAATCAGCATCTCCGTCGCCGATTTGCTCAAGCGTCCTCCTAGTAAAG AGTTACAACCTGTTGACGTTGATGATACTTATATGGGATATGAGACATGGTCTCCAAGTCCACCAAAGTTGGAGAAACCAAGATCAGTCTTCAATGCTGCTTCATTAGCTTTTATAGGCGATTCCATTTACGAG CTTTATGCTCGTAGGCATTTTCTTTTCCCTCCCCTTAGTATTGAAGACTATAACGACCGTGTTAGAGCAGTGGTGCGCGCTGAAGCCCAG taTGCATTGCTGAAGAagcttgttgatgatgatttcttaacaaaagaagagag GGATGTGCTCAGGTGGGGAAAGAATCTAGGTTCCGCTAGAACACGTACAAGAAGGCGTGCAGGTAATGCGGTTTATAACAAGGCATCATCATTGGAGACACTA ATTGGTTATCTATATCTGACGAATGggaaaagattagaaaaaataatgCAGAAGCTAGGATTCTCAAGCGATTCTTCAACTGAGATCATAATTGAAGAGGCCAAGCCTAAACCAGCAGAATCAAACCTGACAAACTTTATACTCA ACGAGCAAGTGGTGTCACAGTAG
- the LOC104745634 gene encoding beta-galactosidase 1, translated as MGLKPNAMKNVAMAAVSALFLLGFLVCSVSGSVSYDSRAITINGKRRILISGSIHYPRSTPEMWPDLIRKAKEGGLDVIQTYVFWNGHEPSPGKYYFEGNYDLVKFVKLVKQSGLYLHLRIGPYVCAEWNFGGFPVWLKYIPGISFRTDNGPFKAQMQRFTTKIVNMMKAERLFESQGGPIILSQIENEYGPMEYELGAPGRSYTNWAAKMAVGLGTGVPWVMCKQDDAPDPIINACNGFYCDYFSPNKAYKPKMWTEAWTGWFTKFGGPVPYRPAEDMAFSVARFIQKGGSFINYYMYHGGTNFGRTAGGPFIATSYDYDAPLDEYGLERQPKWGHLKDLHRAIKLCEPALVSGEPTRMPLGNYQEAHVYKAKSGACSAFLANYNPKAYAKVSFGSNHYNLPPWSISILPDCKNTVYNTARVGAQTSRMKMVRVPVHGGLSWQAYNEDPSTYIDESFTMVGLVEQINTTRDTSDYLWYMTDVKIDNNEGFLRNGDLPTLTVLSAGHAMHVFINGQLSGSAYGSLDSPKLTFRRGVNLRAGFNKIAILSIAVGLPNVGPHFETWNAGVLGPVSLNGLNGGRRDLSWQKWTYKVGLKGESLSLHSLSGSSSVEWAEGAFVAQKQPLTWYKTTFSAPAGDSPLAVDMGSMGKGQIWINGQSLGRHWPAYKAVGSCSECSYAGTFNEDKCLRNCGEASQRWYHVPRSWLKPSGNLLVVFEEWGGDPNGISLVRREVDTVCADIYEWQSTLVNYQLHASGKVNKPLHPKVHLQCGAGQKITTVKFASFGTPEGTCGSYRQGGCHAHHSYDAFNRLCVGQNWCSVTVAPAMFGGDPCPNVMKKLAVEAVCA; from the exons ATGGGTTTGAAACCTAATGCCATGAAGAATGTGGCTATGGCGGCAGTttctgctctgtttcttctagggtttcttgtttgttctgtttctggCTCTGTTTCCTATGATAGCAGAGCCATTACCATCAATGGCAAAAGAAGAATCCTTATCTCTGGATCTATTCATTACCCAAGAAGTACTCCTGAG ATGTGGCCAGATCTAATTCGGAAAGCAAAGGAAGGAGGCTTAGATGTGATTCAGACTTATGTCTTTTGGAATGGGCATGAGCCATCTCCcggaaaa TATTATTTCGAAGGCAACTATGATTTGGTTAAGTTTGTCAAATTGGTCAAACAATCTGGTCTCTATCTTCATCTAAGGATTGGTCCTTATGTCTGCGCAGAATGGAACTTCGG TGGATTCCCTGTTTGGCTTAAGTACATTCCAGGGATTAGCTTCAGAACAGATAACGGTCCTTTCAAG GCTCAAATGCAAAGATTCACTACAAAGATTGTTAACATGATGAAAGCTGAGAGGCTTTTTGAATCTCAAGGCGGTCCTATAATCCTCTCTCAG ATTGAAAATGAATATGGACCAATGGAGTATGAGCTTGGTGCACCGGGACGCTCTTACACCAACTGGGCAGCTAAGATGGCGGTGGGGCTTGGCACTGGTGTCCCTTGGGTCATGTGCAAACAAGACGATGCTCCTGACCCCATT ATCAACGCTTGCAATGGCTTTTACTGCGATTACTTCTCCCCAAACAAGGCTTACAAGCCCAAAATGTGGACCGAAGCCTGGACTGGATG GTTTACAAAGTTTGGAGGCCCAGTTCCTTACCGTCCAGCTGAAGATATGGCCTTTTCCGTTGCAAGGTTTATCCAAAAGGGTGGATCTTTCATCAACTACTATATG TATCATGGTGGAACAAATTTTGGTCGTACTGCTGGTGGTCCGTTTATTGCAACCAGCTATGATTATGATGCTCCTCTCGACGAATATG GACTTGAAAGGCAGCCTAAGTGGGGGCACTTGAAAGATTTGCATAGAGCAATAAAGCTTTGTGAGCCAGCATTAGTATCAGGAGAGCCCACAAGAATGCCCCTCGGAAACTATCAAGAG GCTCATGTGTACAAAGCGAAATCTGGAGCTTGTTCTGCGTTCTTAGCAAACTATAATCCAAAAGCTTACGCTAAAGTTTCTTTCGGGAGCAATCACTACAATCTACCTCCGTGGTCTATTAGTATTCTCCCAGACTGCAAAAACACAGTTTACAACACAGCCAgg GTTGGTGCTCAAACTTCTAGGATGAAAATGGTTCGGGTTCCTGTTCATGGTGGTTTATCTTGGCAAGCATACAACGAAGACCCATCAACTTACATTGATGAGTCTTTCACAATGGTCGGATTAGTGGAGCAGATCAACACTACACGTGACACTTCGGATTACCTGTGGTACATGACTGA TGTTAAAATTGATAACAATGAAGGATTTCTGAGGAATGGAGATTTGCCTACTCTTACTGTTCTATCAGCTGGCCATGCTATGCATGTGTTCATCAATGGCCAGTTATCTG GATCTGCGTATGGTAGTTTAGACTCTCCTAAGCTAACTTTTCGAAGAGGTGTGAATCTAAGAGCTGGTTTCAACAAAATTGCGATACTAAGTATCGCTGTTGGTCTTCCG AATGTGGGTCCACATTTTGAGACATGGAATGCTGGAGTTTTGGGTCCAGTTTCACTGAACGGTCTCAATGGCGGACGGAGAGATCTATCATGGCAGAAATGGACTTATAAG GTTGGTCTTAAAGGAGAGAGTTTGAGTCTTCATTCACTTAGTGGGAGCTCATCGGTTGAGTGGGCAGAAGGTGCATTCGTTGCACAGAAGCAACCACTAACTTGGTACAAG ACAACTTTCTCTGCTCCAGCTGGAGATTCGCCGTTAGCTGTAGACATGGGAAGCATGGGAAAAGGTCAAATATGGATAAATGGGCAGAGCTTGGGACGTCACTGGCCTGCATATAAAGCAGTTGGTTCTTGCAGCGAGTGTTCTTATGCTGGAACATTCAATGAAGACAAGTGCTTAAGAAACTGTGGAGAGGCTTCTCAAAGATG GTACCATGTCCCACGGTCGTGGCTGAAACCAAGTGGCAATCTATTGGTTGTCTTTGAAGAATGGGGAGGAGACCCAAATGGTATCTCGTTGGTCAGAAGGGAAGTGGACACTGTTTGTGCAGATATCTATGAATGGCAATCAACCCTTGTGAATTACCAACTGCATGCTTCTGGCAAAGTTAATAAACCATTGCATCCCAAAGTACATTTACAATGTGGGGCTGGACAAAAGATTACCACCGTGAAGTTTGCTAGCTTTGGGACACCTGAAGGGACTTGTGGTAGTTACCGTCAAGGAGGCTGTCACGCCCACCACTCCTATGATGCTTTCAACAGA CTTTGTGTTGGGCAGAACTGGTGTTCTGTAACAGTAGCACCGGCAATGTTTGGTGGAGATCCTTGTCCAAACGTAATGAAGAAGCTCGCGGTGGAAGCCGTTTGTGCTTAA
- the LOC104745635 gene encoding uncharacterized protein LOC104745635, which translates to MEDDRERPRCLLSHPAHPPHKLSVKVNPIIRSGCFTCGGKRTEWREDYIQYYCTTCGVGFHNGCHKRPRRITHPYHLQHLLTLFYRDSETGIISNIIPDASCDIYGNPLVQGKSDFVDIIPPKSDIIFDKCCWCGKDFEGDDWFYRCLICSFCLDLSCAATLPPLTIANPKSHHHSLLLLTRPLSVPCDACGLVDASKPSYACFQCNYMVHQNCMHLPRVIKITRHPHRLYHTPYRSPVTSSCRVCYKEVSVKYGQYSCHHEDCSYVVHSKCATHRNVWDGTELEWESEESDKTEEDIAPFKDLGDGFIEHFGHRHRLKLKKDHGVLNTKKQCRACIYPILSHDQFYHCRKCNYSLHEVCAGLSRKLDHALHNHTLVLDPTPWRFKLCIACLRESTGYTYVCSKTGCENFMLDVRCISVPECFIHKSHEHSVFISTSYNIKDEILCKCCKKRCFGPHLQCTVCEFVLCYPCGTIPVEINYKFDKHPLTLSCGESTDDIYWCEVCETQLDPREWFYTCNKCCITIHLECLFGSSFFMKPGSVYERGYGIVKVFRNNSNTRPFCYECKRRCTSSTYFGGHMEEWTRTLVFCSFECQHSIMGRADFLLLN; encoded by the coding sequence ATGGAAGATGATAGAGAAAGACCTAGATGCCTTCTGTCTCATCCAGCTCACCCTCCTCATAAACTGTCCGTTAAAGTCAACCCAATAATTCGGTCCGGCTGCTTTACTTGCGGCGGGAAAAGAACTGAGTGGAGAGAAGATTATATCCAATATTACTGCACCACCTGCGGTGTGGGGTTCCACAATGGTTGTCATAAGCGTCCGAGAAGGATAACACATCCTTATCACCTCCAACACCTTCTCACTCTCTTCTATCGAGACTCAGAAACGGGGATCATATCCAACATCATCCCCGACGCCTCTTGTGACATATATGGCAACCCATTGGTTCAAGGGAAGTCTGATTTTGTCGATATTATTCCTCCCAAATCCGACATCATATTCGACAAATGTTGTTGGTGTGGAAAAGATTTCGAAGGTGACGACTGGTTCtatcgttgtttgatttgtagCTTTTGCTTGGATCTCTCTTGTGCGGCAACTCTCCCACCTCTTACTATTGCAAACCCAAAAAGCCATCACCACTCACTCCTCTTATTAACTCGGCCATTGTCAGTTCCATGTGATGCTTGTGGGTTGGTCGATGCATCGAAACCAAGTTATGCTTGTTTCCAATGCAACTACATGGTCCATCAGAATTGTATGCACTTACCCCGAGTCATAAAAATCACGCGTCACCCACACCGTCTCTATCACACTCCTTACCGTTCACCTGTGACATCCTCATGCCGGGTTTGCTACAAAGAGGTTAGTGTCAAGTATGGCCAATATTCTTGCCATCACGAAGATTGTTCTTATGTAGTCCATTCTAAGTGTGCAACACATAGGAATGTTTGGGACGGGACGGAACTCGAGTGGGAATCAGAAGAGTCGGACAAAACTGAAGAAGATATTGCACCTTTCAAGGATCTAGGTGATGGTTTCATCGAGCATTTTGGTCACAGACATCGTTTGAAGCTCAAGAAGGATCATGGTGTTCTAAACACAAAAAAGCAATGTCGGGCGTGCATATATCCTATACTCTCTCATGATCAGTTCTATCATTGCAGGAAATGCAATTACTCTCTCCACGAGGTATGTGCTGGTCTTTCTCGAAAACTGGATCATGCATTGCACAATCACACTCTTGTCCTAGATCCAACTCCCTGGAGATTCAAGCTTTGTATAGCTTGTCTCCGTGAATCCACTGGTTACACGTACGTATGCTCGAAAACGGGTTGTGAAAATTTTATGCTAGATGTTCGATGCATTTCCGTTCCAGAATGTTTCATCCATAAAAGTCATGAGCATTCAGTTTTCATCTCCACATCCTACAACATCAAGGATGAGATCCTATGTAAATGTTGCAAGAAAAGATGTTTTGGGCCTCACCTACAATGTACGGTATGCgaatttgttttgtgttaccCATGTGGTACCATTCCAGTTGAAATAAACTACAAATTCGACAAGCATCCTCTCACCCTCTCCTGTGGAGAAAGCACGGACGACATTTATTGGTGCGAGGTGTGTGAGACACAATTAGATCCAAGAGAATGGTTCTACACTTGTAACAAATGCTGCATCACTATCCACCTTGAATGCTTATTTGGATCCTCTTTCTTTATGAAACCTGGTTCCGTATATGAAAGGGGATATGGAATAGTGAAAGTCTTCCGCAACAATAGTAACACTCGACCGTTCTGTTATGAATGTAAGCGCCGTTGCACTAGCTCCACCTACTTCGGAGGTCACATGGAAGAGTGGACACGTACACTTGTTTTTTGCTCTTTCGAATGTCAACACTCAATAATGGGGAGAGCAGACTTTTTACTGCTGAATTAA
- the LOC104745638 gene encoding putative pentatricopeptide repeat-containing protein At3g13770, mitochondrial produces the protein MQNPVRQMINVMKLFHRPFSSSPNSALQTFLPISQLCTNGRLREALLEMAILGPEMGFHDYDALLNACLDKRALREGQRVHAHMIKTRYFPATYLRTRLLIFYGKCDCLEDARKVLDEMPEKNVVSWTAMISRYSQTGHSSESLSVFAEMMRSDGKPNEFTFATVLTSCTRGSRLALGKQIHGLIVKWSYDSHIFVGSSLLDMYAKAGQIVEAREIFECLPERDVVSCTAIIAGYAQLGLDEEALETFQRLLSEGMSPNYVTYASLLTALSGLALIDHGKQAHCHVLRRELPFYTVLENSLIDMYSKCGNLTYARRLFDNMPERTAISWNAMLVGYSKHGLGREVLELFRLMRDEKRVKPDAVTLLAVLSGCSHGKMEETGLSIFEGMIAGDYGIKPDTEHYGCIVDMLGRSGRIDEAFEFIKRMPSEPTAGVLGSLLGACRVHLSVDIGESVGRKLIEIEPENAGNYVILSNLYASAGRWEDVNNLRALMTQKAVTKEPGRSWIQLEQTLHYFHANDRTHPRREEVLDKMKEISIKMKQAGYVPDLSCVLYDVDEEQKEKMLLGHSEKLALTFGLIATGEGNPIRVFKNLRICVDCHNFAKIFSKVFEREVTLRDKNRFHQIVRGICSCGDYW, from the coding sequence ATGCAAAACCCAGTTCGCCAAATGATTAACGTTATGAAACTATTTCATCGACCCTTCTCGTCGTCTCCCAACTCTGCTCTCCAAACCTTTCTTCCAATCTCTCAACTATGCACTAACGGTCGTCTTCGAGAAGCTTTACTGGAAATGGCGATTTTGGGACCTGAGATGGGGTTTCATGATTACGATGCGTTGTTGAATGCGTGTTTGGACAAAAGGGCTCTTAGAGAAGGTCAGAGAGTCCATGCCCACATGATCAAAACCCGATATTTCCCCGCTACGTACCTCCGAACTCGTCTTCTCATATTCTACGGTAAATGTGATTGTTTGGAGGATGCCCGGAAAGTGCTCGACGAAATGCCTGAGAAGAACGTTGTTTCCTGGACTGCTATGATATCGCGTTATTCTCAAACTGGGCATTCTTCTGAGTCTCTCTCTGTTTTCGCAGAGATGATGAGATCAGATGGGAAACCAAATGAGTTCACTTTCGCCACTGTGCTCACGTCTTGTACACGTGGTTCTAGATTAGCTCTTGGTAAGCAAATCCATGGACTCATAGTTAAGTGGAGTTACGATTCTCACATTTTTGTTGGAAGCTCTCTCCTTGACATGTATGCCAAAGCTGGTCAAATCGTAGAAGCTCGTGAGATTTTCGAGTGCTTGCCTGAGAGAGATGTTGTCTCATGTACTGCTATTATTGCTGGATATGCACAATTAGGTCTTGATGAAGAGGCGTTAGAGACGTTCCAGAGACTGCTGAGTGAAGGGATGAGTCCGAATTATGTTACCTACGCGAGTTTACTAACAGCATTATCTGGACTTGCTTTGATAGATCATGGCAAGCAAGCTCATTGTCATGTCTTGAGGCGTGAGCTTCCTTTCTATACGGTCCTTGAGAATTCTCTTATTGATATGTACTCAAAATGTGGGAATCTCACTTATGCTCGAAGGCTTTTTGATAACATGCCTGAGAGGACAGCGATTTCATGGAACGCAATGCTTGTTGGATATAGTAAACATGGTTTAGGAAGAGAAGTTCTTGAGCTTTTCAGATTGATGAGAGATGAAAAGAGAGTAAAGCCTGATGCAGTTACCCTTTTGGCTGTTTTGTCTGGTTGCAGCCATGGGAAAATGGAAGAGACAGGGCTTAGCATATTTGAAGGCATGATAGCAGGAGATTATGGGATTAAGCCTGACACTGAGCATTATGGTTGCATTGTTGATATGCTTGGCCGTTCTGGTAGGATTGATGAGGCATTTGAGTTCATTAAAAGAATGCCATCTGAACCAACTGCTGGTGTTTTGGGTTCTCTTTTAGGAGCTTGTAGGGTTCACTTATCTGTAGATATTGGTGAATCTGTAGGTCGAAAGCTCATTGAGATTGAACCAGAGAATGCGGGTAACTATGTCATTCTCTCGAACCTGTATGCTTCTGCAGGTAGATGGGAAGATGTAAACAATTTAAGAGCTTTGATGACGCAGAAAGCTGTTACGAAAGAGCCAGGAAGAAGCTGGATTCAACTAGAGCAAACCTTGCATTACTTCCACGCAAATGATCGTACTCAtccaagaagagaagaagtattagataaaatgaaagaaatatcGATAAAAATGAAGCAAGCTGGTTATGTTCCTGATCTTAGCTGTGTGCTATATGATGTGGATGAAGAGCAGAAGGAGAAGATGTTACTTGGTCACAGTGAGAAACTAGCCTTGACTTTTGGGTTGATTGCTACTGGTGAAGGGAATCCGATTCGAGTTTTCAAGAATCTTCGTATATGCGTTGATTGTCACAACTTTGCTAAGATCTTCTCAAAGGTTTTTGAACGAGAAGTGACCTTAAGGGATAAAAACCGGTTCCATCAAATTGTCCGAGGAATATGTTCATGTGGAGATTACTGGTGA